A single window of Ischnura elegans chromosome 8, ioIscEleg1.1, whole genome shotgun sequence DNA harbors:
- the LOC124163745 gene encoding oxidative stress-responsive serine-rich protein 1 isoform X2 has translation MEKCSSMPPACQLTIEKMPEVSNSVLDNSTEVAFEKLTFTGEECPRISCKCNVNEVGKSKCGRRSKPKCPRTDSWHSRKVISHSTKSRPFLFRRSKLKFVHFKVHIHFTSGSTVLRDPILQVNDCVKSNSSPNLLSLSPPVTPLRSSGTSPPRTPLREQTGSPLLPALPVPNSLSSSVKCCSFTDNESSQEDFKSLAAGVQGASQVPLSSSVKKNHNLVGREAASFKDLSYRVLRPVWKKPRKRTQATAKSFSDGEEGKKVTEVVETSSSAIGGLPASLSSSTSCSQQARMSPLNDITINELAGYFDTFVHIPKKMSQMAEMMYT, from the exons ATGGAGAAATGTTCTTCCATGC ctCCTGCGTGTCAACTCACCATTGAGAAAATGCCGGAGGTGTCAAATTCTGTATTAGACAACTCAACCGAAGTTGCATTCGAGAAATTGACGTTTACTGGAGAAGAATGCCCAAGAATTTCCTGCAAATGTAATGTGAACGAAGTTGGAAAAAGTAAATGTGGTCGTCGTTCCAAGCCGAAATGCCCCAGAACTGACAGTTGGCATAGTAGGAAAGTAATTAGCCATTCTACGAAGTCACGGCCATTTTTATTTCGCCGGAGCAAACTAAAATTCGTGCACTTCAAGGTGCACATTCACTTCACTTCAGGTTCGACTGTCCTACGAGATCCAATTCTCCAAGTGAATGACTGCGTAAAATCAAACTCCTCCCCAAATTTGTTGTCCCTCAGTCCTCCCGTGACTCCTTTGCGATCCTCGGGTACATCACCTCCAAGAACGCCTCTGAGAGAGCAGACCGGCTCTCCACTCCTGCCAGCCCTTCCAGTCCCCAATTCGTTGTCTTCCAGTGTCAAGTGTTGCTCGTTCACAGACAATGAGTCGAGCCAGGAGGATTTCAAGTCCCTCGCAGCGGGCGTCCAGGGAGCGTCGCAGGTCCCCCTCTCTTCCTCAGTcaagaaaaatcataatttggTGGGGCGGGAAGCGGCCTCCTTCAAGGACCTCAGCTACAGAGTCCTGCGGCCCGTGTGGAAGAAACCACGGAAGAGGACTCAGGCCACAGCCAAGTCGTTCTCTGACGGTGAGGAAGGCAAAAAGGTGACCGAGGTCGTGGAGACCTCATCTTCTGCAATCGGCGGGCTGCCAGCTTCCCTATCCTCGTCCACATCATGCTCGCAGCAGGCAAGGATGTCACCGCTCAACGACATCACCATCAACGAACTGGCCGGTTATTTTGATACTTTCGTCCACATACCGAAGAAGATGTCTCAGATGGCAGAGATGATGTACACTTAA
- the LOC124163745 gene encoding oxidative stress-responsive serine-rich protein 1 isoform X1, which produces MSPACQLTIEKMPEVSNSVLDNSTEVAFEKLTFTGEECPRISCKCNVNEVGKSKCGRRSKPKCPRTDSWHSRKVISHSTKSRPFLFRRSKLKFVHFKVHIHFTSGSTVLRDPILQVNDCVKSNSSPNLLSLSPPVTPLRSSGTSPPRTPLREQTGSPLLPALPVPNSLSSSVKCCSFTDNESSQEDFKSLAAGVQGASQVPLSSSVKKNHNLVGREAASFKDLSYRVLRPVWKKPRKRTQATAKSFSDGEEGKKVTEVVETSSSAIGGLPASLSSSTSCSQQARMSPLNDITINELAGYFDTFVHIPKKMSQMAEMMYT; this is translated from the exons ATGT ctCCTGCGTGTCAACTCACCATTGAGAAAATGCCGGAGGTGTCAAATTCTGTATTAGACAACTCAACCGAAGTTGCATTCGAGAAATTGACGTTTACTGGAGAAGAATGCCCAAGAATTTCCTGCAAATGTAATGTGAACGAAGTTGGAAAAAGTAAATGTGGTCGTCGTTCCAAGCCGAAATGCCCCAGAACTGACAGTTGGCATAGTAGGAAAGTAATTAGCCATTCTACGAAGTCACGGCCATTTTTATTTCGCCGGAGCAAACTAAAATTCGTGCACTTCAAGGTGCACATTCACTTCACTTCAGGTTCGACTGTCCTACGAGATCCAATTCTCCAAGTGAATGACTGCGTAAAATCAAACTCCTCCCCAAATTTGTTGTCCCTCAGTCCTCCCGTGACTCCTTTGCGATCCTCGGGTACATCACCTCCAAGAACGCCTCTGAGAGAGCAGACCGGCTCTCCACTCCTGCCAGCCCTTCCAGTCCCCAATTCGTTGTCTTCCAGTGTCAAGTGTTGCTCGTTCACAGACAATGAGTCGAGCCAGGAGGATTTCAAGTCCCTCGCAGCGGGCGTCCAGGGAGCGTCGCAGGTCCCCCTCTCTTCCTCAGTcaagaaaaatcataatttggTGGGGCGGGAAGCGGCCTCCTTCAAGGACCTCAGCTACAGAGTCCTGCGGCCCGTGTGGAAGAAACCACGGAAGAGGACTCAGGCCACAGCCAAGTCGTTCTCTGACGGTGAGGAAGGCAAAAAGGTGACCGAGGTCGTGGAGACCTCATCTTCTGCAATCGGCGGGCTGCCAGCTTCCCTATCCTCGTCCACATCATGCTCGCAGCAGGCAAGGATGTCACCGCTCAACGACATCACCATCAACGAACTGGCCGGTTATTTTGATACTTTCGTCCACATACCGAAGAAGATGTCTCAGATGGCAGAGATGATGTACACTTAA
- the LOC124163745 gene encoding oxidative stress-responsive serine-rich protein 1 isoform X3, producing the protein MPEVSNSVLDNSTEVAFEKLTFTGEECPRISCKCNVNEVGKSKCGRRSKPKCPRTDSWHSRKVISHSTKSRPFLFRRSKLKFVHFKVHIHFTSGSTVLRDPILQVNDCVKSNSSPNLLSLSPPVTPLRSSGTSPPRTPLREQTGSPLLPALPVPNSLSSSVKCCSFTDNESSQEDFKSLAAGVQGASQVPLSSSVKKNHNLVGREAASFKDLSYRVLRPVWKKPRKRTQATAKSFSDGEEGKKVTEVVETSSSAIGGLPASLSSSTSCSQQARMSPLNDITINELAGYFDTFVHIPKKMSQMAEMMYT; encoded by the coding sequence ATGCCGGAGGTGTCAAATTCTGTATTAGACAACTCAACCGAAGTTGCATTCGAGAAATTGACGTTTACTGGAGAAGAATGCCCAAGAATTTCCTGCAAATGTAATGTGAACGAAGTTGGAAAAAGTAAATGTGGTCGTCGTTCCAAGCCGAAATGCCCCAGAACTGACAGTTGGCATAGTAGGAAAGTAATTAGCCATTCTACGAAGTCACGGCCATTTTTATTTCGCCGGAGCAAACTAAAATTCGTGCACTTCAAGGTGCACATTCACTTCACTTCAGGTTCGACTGTCCTACGAGATCCAATTCTCCAAGTGAATGACTGCGTAAAATCAAACTCCTCCCCAAATTTGTTGTCCCTCAGTCCTCCCGTGACTCCTTTGCGATCCTCGGGTACATCACCTCCAAGAACGCCTCTGAGAGAGCAGACCGGCTCTCCACTCCTGCCAGCCCTTCCAGTCCCCAATTCGTTGTCTTCCAGTGTCAAGTGTTGCTCGTTCACAGACAATGAGTCGAGCCAGGAGGATTTCAAGTCCCTCGCAGCGGGCGTCCAGGGAGCGTCGCAGGTCCCCCTCTCTTCCTCAGTcaagaaaaatcataatttggTGGGGCGGGAAGCGGCCTCCTTCAAGGACCTCAGCTACAGAGTCCTGCGGCCCGTGTGGAAGAAACCACGGAAGAGGACTCAGGCCACAGCCAAGTCGTTCTCTGACGGTGAGGAAGGCAAAAAGGTGACCGAGGTCGTGGAGACCTCATCTTCTGCAATCGGCGGGCTGCCAGCTTCCCTATCCTCGTCCACATCATGCTCGCAGCAGGCAAGGATGTCACCGCTCAACGACATCACCATCAACGAACTGGCCGGTTATTTTGATACTTTCGTCCACATACCGAAGAAGATGTCTCAGATGGCAGAGATGATGTACACTTAA